A stretch of the Serratia marcescens genome encodes the following:
- the leuO gene encoding transcriptional regulator LeuO, with protein MAEYDSEIAMVKEPADIHLRSVDLNLLTVFDAVMQMQNITRAANSLGMSQPAVSNAVARLKVMFNDELFVRCGRGIQPTMRARQLFGPVRQALQLVQNELPGAEFEPLTSTRAFSLSLCSPLDLRLGAGIINHVKQIAPQLNLQIKSYINNNIEHQLRYQDVEFVIGYSRFESAEFRSLAMFDDELVLAVAQAHPRMGEEATPEHMLAEQHAVVSLESFGSFSKPFYLEEPMLRAVTQQCTDLYSVLNMVSQTEMVAIAPAWLVRQQTEALKIKAVPLCGNDNKATCYLSWHESSERDKGHQWMKSVLIEAGNPK; from the coding sequence ATGGCTGAATATGATTCAGAAATCGCCATGGTCAAAGAGCCGGCGGACATTCATTTGCGCAGCGTCGATCTTAATTTGCTGACGGTGTTTGACGCCGTGATGCAAATGCAAAATATTACGCGAGCCGCTAATTCGTTAGGGATGTCGCAGCCGGCAGTGAGCAACGCGGTAGCGCGCCTGAAGGTGATGTTCAACGACGAACTGTTCGTGCGCTGCGGGCGCGGGATCCAGCCCACCATGCGGGCCAGGCAGCTGTTTGGTCCGGTGCGGCAAGCGCTGCAGCTGGTGCAGAATGAGTTGCCGGGTGCCGAGTTCGAGCCGCTGACCAGCACGCGAGCGTTCTCTCTTTCGCTGTGCAGCCCGCTCGACTTGCGCCTGGGCGCTGGGATAATCAATCACGTCAAACAGATCGCACCGCAGCTTAATCTGCAAATAAAGTCATACATTAACAATAATATCGAACATCAATTGCGTTATCAGGACGTCGAGTTTGTCATCGGCTACAGCCGTTTCGAATCAGCGGAGTTTCGCAGCCTGGCGATGTTCGACGACGAATTAGTGCTGGCGGTTGCGCAGGCGCACCCGAGAATGGGCGAGGAGGCGACGCCGGAGCACATGCTGGCCGAGCAGCACGCCGTGGTTTCCCTGGAAAGTTTTGGATCGTTCAGTAAACCTTTTTATTTAGAGGAGCCGATGCTGCGCGCCGTGACGCAACAGTGCACGGATCTCTACAGCGTGTTGAATATGGTGTCGCAAACGGAAATGGTGGCGATTGCGCCCGCCTGGTTGGTGCGACAGCAGACGGAGGCATTGAAAATAAAGGCGGTTCCTTTATGTGGCAATGATAATAAAGCCACCTGCTATCTCTCTTGGCATGAATCCTCCGAGCGGGATAAAGGCCATCAGTGGATGAAATCCGTCCTGATTGAGGCAGGCAACCCAAAGTAA
- a CDS encoding AMP-dependent synthetase/ligase — MITNLLQYHLIHRIQHQIIHRADRTAFRQWSPNGELQLTWGEAATRIDRIAAGLLGLGVEVQERIGIFANNTMAWALTDLAILHLRGISVPLYSTNTPAQAAFVTNDADIRILFVGEQAQLDAAIALRGVCPQLRHIVVFDEDADLRGCEIAQHLSAFERAADPAAFAAQRLQRIEECDLQDLFTLIYTSGTTGEPKGVMLDYRNLAAQLYLHDERLTVGEEDVSLSFLPLSHVFERAWSFFVMHSGAQNVFLPNTDWVREAMGQVRPTLMCAVPRFYEKIFSAVHEKVARAPWLRRALFHWAIVCGERKFLQERAGKPLGKVFDFTHRWADKLVLSKLRGILGGRVRFLPAAGAKLDDNVILFFQAMGVNIKYGYGMTETCATVSCWEEGHFRFGSIGKPLPEVEVRIGEENEIQVRGPIVMRGYFNKPLETAATFTEDGWLKTGDAGAIDEEGNLFITERLKDLMKTSGGKYIAPQMLEGTLAQDRFIEQVAIIADARKFVSALIVPCFESLEEYAKSVNLKYQDRLELLRNGEILEMFEKRLREMQKELARFEQVKKFTLLPAAFSMELGELTPTLKLRRKVILQRYQREIDSMYQEQA, encoded by the coding sequence ATGATCACTAATCTGCTGCAATACCATTTGATCCATCGTATACAGCATCAAATCATCCACCGAGCCGATCGCACAGCTTTTCGCCAATGGTCGCCCAACGGCGAGTTGCAACTGACCTGGGGAGAGGCCGCCACCCGCATCGATCGCATTGCTGCCGGACTGCTGGGGTTGGGCGTCGAAGTGCAAGAACGCATCGGTATTTTCGCCAATAACACGATGGCCTGGGCGTTGACCGATCTCGCTATCCTTCACCTGCGCGGCATCAGCGTACCGCTCTATTCCACCAATACGCCGGCGCAGGCGGCGTTCGTCACCAACGACGCCGACATCCGTATACTGTTCGTCGGCGAGCAGGCGCAGCTTGACGCCGCCATCGCGCTGCGCGGCGTCTGCCCACAGCTGCGCCATATTGTCGTCTTCGACGAGGATGCCGATCTGCGCGGCTGCGAGATCGCACAGCATCTGAGCGCCTTCGAACGCGCTGCCGATCCGGCGGCTTTTGCCGCTCAACGTCTGCAGCGTATTGAAGAGTGCGACCTGCAGGATCTCTTCACCCTGATCTATACCTCGGGTACTACCGGCGAGCCGAAAGGGGTGATGCTGGACTACCGCAACCTGGCGGCGCAGCTCTACCTGCATGATGAAAGACTGACGGTCGGCGAAGAGGATGTGTCGCTCAGCTTCCTGCCGCTGTCGCACGTGTTCGAACGTGCCTGGAGCTTCTTTGTGATGCATTCCGGCGCGCAGAACGTTTTCCTGCCGAACACCGACTGGGTGCGGGAAGCGATGGGGCAGGTCCGCCCGACGCTGATGTGTGCGGTGCCGCGTTTCTACGAGAAGATTTTCAGCGCGGTGCACGAAAAAGTGGCGCGCGCGCCTTGGCTGCGCCGTGCGTTGTTCCACTGGGCGATCGTCTGCGGCGAGCGCAAATTCCTGCAGGAGCGCGCCGGCAAACCGTTGGGCAAAGTGTTCGACTTCACCCACCGCTGGGCCGATAAGCTGGTGTTGAGCAAGCTGCGCGGTATCCTCGGCGGCCGGGTGCGCTTTCTGCCGGCGGCGGGCGCCAAGCTGGACGACAATGTGATCCTGTTTTTCCAGGCGATGGGCGTCAACATCAAGTACGGTTACGGCATGACCGAAACCTGTGCGACCGTCTCCTGCTGGGAAGAGGGGCATTTCCGCTTCGGCTCCATCGGCAAACCGCTGCCGGAGGTCGAGGTGCGCATTGGCGAGGAAAATGAAATCCAGGTGCGCGGGCCGATCGTGATGCGCGGCTATTTCAACAAACCGTTGGAAACCGCCGCGACCTTTACCGAGGACGGCTGGCTGAAAACCGGCGACGCCGGGGCGATCGATGAAGAGGGCAACCTGTTCATCACCGAACGCCTGAAGGATTTGATGAAAACCTCCGGCGGCAAGTATATCGCGCCACAAATGCTGGAAGGCACGCTGGCGCAGGATCGCTTTATCGAGCAGGTGGCGATCATCGCCGATGCGCGTAAATTCGTTTCCGCGCTGATCGTGCCGTGCTTTGAGTCGCTGGAAGAGTATGCGAAGTCAGTGAACCTGAAATACCAGGATCGCCTGGAACTGCTGCGCAACGGCGAGATCCTCGAGATGTTCGAAAAGCGCCTGCGCGAGATGCAAAAGGAGCTGGCTCGCTTCGAACAGGTGAAGAAGTTCACGCTGCTGCCGGCGGCCTTTTCGATGGAGCTGGGGGAGTTGACGCCAACGCTCAAGCTGCGCCGCAAGGTGATCCTGCAGCGCTATCAGCGCGAAATCGACTCGATGTACCAGGAACAGGCCTGA
- the ilvI gene encoding acetolactate synthase 3 large subunit, translating to MEMLSGAEMVVRSLIDQGVKHVFGYPGGAVLDIYDALHTVGGIDHILVRHEQGAVHMADGYARATGEVGVVLVTSGPGATNAITGIATAYMDSIPMVVLSGQVPSSLIGYDAFQECDMVGISRPVVKHSFLVKRTEDIPAVLKKAFYLASSGRPGPVVIDLPKDIVGPAVRMPYAYPQDVSMRSYNPTVQGHRGQIKRALQTILAAKKPVMYVGGGAISAGCEAELLALAEQLNLPVTSSLMGLGAFPGTHRQSVGMLGMHGTYEANKTMHHADVIFAVGVRFDDRTTNNLAKYCPDATVLHIDIDPTSISKTVDADIPIVGDARQVLVQMLELLAQGEKAQDHDALRDWWQSIEQWRARDCLGYDKHSGTIKPQAVIETLHRLTKGDAYVTSDVGQHQMFAALYYPFDKPRRWINSGGLGTMGFGLPAALGVKLALPEETVVCVTGDGSIQMNIQELSTALQYNLPVVVVNLNNRYLGMVKQWQDMIYSGRHSQSYMDSLPDFVKLAEAYGHVGIAIRTPDELESKLAQALAEKERLVFVDVTVDETEHVYPMQIRGGSMDEMWLSKTERT from the coding sequence ATGGAGATGTTGTCAGGAGCCGAGATGGTCGTCCGATCGTTGATCGATCAGGGCGTTAAGCATGTATTCGGCTACCCCGGCGGGGCGGTGCTCGATATCTACGACGCCCTGCATACGGTTGGAGGGATCGATCATATTCTGGTGCGCCATGAGCAGGGCGCGGTGCACATGGCCGACGGCTACGCACGCGCCACCGGTGAAGTGGGCGTGGTGCTGGTGACCTCCGGCCCCGGCGCCACCAACGCCATTACCGGCATCGCCACTGCCTACATGGACTCGATCCCGATGGTGGTGCTGTCGGGGCAGGTGCCCAGCTCGCTGATCGGCTACGACGCCTTCCAGGAGTGCGATATGGTGGGGATTTCGCGCCCGGTGGTGAAGCACAGCTTCCTGGTAAAACGTACCGAAGACATCCCGGCGGTGCTGAAGAAGGCGTTCTACCTGGCTTCCAGCGGCCGCCCCGGCCCGGTGGTGATCGATCTGCCGAAAGATATCGTCGGCCCGGCGGTGCGGATGCCTTATGCCTACCCGCAGGACGTGAGCATGCGTTCTTATAACCCGACGGTGCAGGGCCACCGCGGGCAGATCAAACGCGCGTTGCAAACCATTCTGGCGGCCAAAAAGCCGGTGATGTACGTCGGCGGCGGCGCGATCAGCGCCGGTTGCGAAGCCGAACTGTTGGCGTTGGCGGAACAGCTGAACCTGCCGGTGACCAGCAGCCTGATGGGATTGGGCGCTTTTCCCGGTACCCATCGCCAGAGCGTCGGCATGCTCGGCATGCACGGCACCTATGAAGCCAATAAAACCATGCACCATGCTGACGTGATCTTCGCCGTCGGCGTGCGTTTCGACGATCGCACCACCAATAATCTGGCCAAATACTGCCCTGACGCCACCGTGCTGCACATCGATATCGATCCGACCTCGATCTCCAAAACGGTGGACGCCGATATTCCGATCGTCGGCGATGCCAGGCAGGTGTTGGTTCAGATGTTGGAGCTGTTGGCTCAGGGCGAGAAAGCGCAGGATCACGACGCGCTGCGTGACTGGTGGCAGTCTATCGAGCAGTGGCGTGCCCGCGACTGCCTGGGTTACGACAAGCACAGCGGCACCATCAAACCGCAAGCGGTGATCGAAACCCTGCACCGCCTGACCAAAGGCGACGCCTATGTCACCTCGGACGTGGGCCAGCACCAGATGTTCGCCGCGCTCTATTATCCGTTCGATAAACCGCGCCGCTGGATCAACTCTGGCGGCCTCGGCACCATGGGCTTCGGTTTGCCGGCGGCATTGGGCGTCAAGCTGGCGCTGCCGGAGGAAACCGTGGTGTGCGTGACCGGCGACGGCAGCATTCAAATGAACATTCAGGAGCTGTCCACCGCGCTGCAATATAACCTCCCGGTGGTGGTAGTGAACCTCAACAACCGCTATCTGGGCATGGTTAAACAGTGGCAGGACATGATTTATTCCGGCCGTCACTCGCAGTCCTACATGGATTCGCTGCCGGACTTCGTCAAGCTGGCCGAGGCTTACGGCCATGTCGGCATCGCCATCCGCACGCCGGATGAACTGGAGAGCAAGCTGGCGCAGGCGCTGGCGGAAAAAGAGCGGCTGGTGTTCGTCGACGTGACCGTCGATGAAACTGAACATGTTTACCCGATGCAGATCCGCGGCGGAAGCATGGACGAAATGTGGCTTAGCAAAACGGAGAGGACCTGA
- the ilvN gene encoding acetolactate synthase small subunit gives MRRILSVLLENESGALSRVIGLFSQRGYNIESLTVAPTDDPTLSRMTIQTVGDEKVLEQIEKQLHKLVDVLRVSELVQGAHVEREIMLVKLQASGYGREEVKRCADIFRGQIVDVTATLYTVQLAGTSDKLDAFLSAVREVAEIVEVARSGVVGVSRGDKIMR, from the coding sequence ATGCGCCGTATTTTATCTGTCTTGCTGGAAAACGAATCCGGTGCCTTGTCGCGCGTGATCGGGCTGTTCTCCCAGCGCGGTTATAACATCGAGAGCCTGACGGTGGCGCCGACCGACGATCCGACGCTGTCGCGCATGACTATCCAGACCGTCGGCGACGAGAAAGTGCTGGAGCAGATTGAGAAGCAGTTGCACAAGCTGGTGGACGTGCTGCGCGTCAGCGAGCTGGTGCAGGGCGCCCACGTCGAGCGCGAGATCATGCTGGTGAAGCTGCAGGCCAGCGGCTACGGCCGTGAAGAGGTGAAGCGCTGCGCCGATATTTTCCGCGGCCAGATCGTCGATGTGACGGCGACGCTGTACACGGTACAGCTGGCCGGCACCAGCGACAAGCTCGACGCCTTCCTCAGCGCGGTGCGTGAAGTGGCGGAGATCGTGGAAGTGGCCCGTTCCGGCGTGGTTGGCGTGTCGCGCGGCGACAAAATCATGCGCTGA
- the cra gene encoding catabolite repressor/activator encodes MKLDEIARLAGVSRTTASYVINGKAKQYRVSDKTVEKVMAVVREHNYHPNAVAAGLRAGRTRSIGLVIPDLENTSYTRIANYLERQARQRGYQLLIACSEDQPDNEMRCIEHLLQRQVDAIIVSTALPPEHPFYQRWANDPLPIIALDRALDREHFISVVGADQEDAFALAQELRTFPAESVLYLGALPELSVSFLREQGFRQAWQEDPRHVDYLYANSYEREAAGALFAEWLKTHPMPQALFTTSFSLLQGVMDVTLKQRGRLPTDLAIATFGDHELLDFLECPVLAVAQRHRDVAERVLELVLASLDEPRKPKPGLTRIRRNLFRRGSLSRK; translated from the coding sequence GTGAAACTGGATGAAATCGCGCGTCTCGCGGGCGTTTCGCGCACGACGGCCAGTTATGTCATCAACGGCAAGGCGAAGCAGTATCGTGTCAGCGATAAAACCGTCGAGAAAGTGATGGCCGTGGTCAGGGAGCATAACTATCACCCGAATGCCGTCGCGGCGGGGCTGCGCGCCGGGCGTACCCGTTCTATCGGTCTGGTGATCCCGGATCTGGAAAATACCAGCTATACCCGCATCGCCAACTACCTGGAACGCCAGGCGCGCCAGCGTGGCTACCAATTGCTGATCGCCTGTTCCGAAGATCAGCCGGACAACGAAATGCGCTGCATCGAGCACCTGCTGCAGCGCCAGGTGGATGCCATTATCGTCTCCACCGCCTTGCCGCCGGAGCATCCCTTCTATCAACGCTGGGCCAACGATCCGCTGCCGATCATCGCGCTGGACCGCGCGCTGGATCGCGAGCATTTCATCAGCGTCGTCGGGGCCGATCAGGAAGATGCCTTTGCTTTGGCGCAGGAGCTGCGCACCTTCCCGGCGGAATCGGTGCTGTATCTGGGCGCCTTGCCGGAGCTTTCGGTGAGCTTCCTGCGCGAGCAGGGGTTCCGTCAGGCCTGGCAAGAGGATCCCCGCCACGTCGATTACCTGTACGCCAACAGCTATGAACGTGAAGCCGCCGGCGCGCTGTTTGCCGAATGGCTGAAAACACACCCGATGCCGCAGGCGTTGTTTACCACCTCGTTCTCGCTGTTGCAGGGCGTGATGGACGTGACGCTGAAGCAACGTGGCCGTTTGCCGACCGATCTGGCGATTGCCACCTTCGGTGACCATGAACTGTTGGATTTTCTCGAGTGCCCGGTGCTCGCGGTGGCGCAGCGCCATCGTGACGTGGCCGAACGCGTGCTGGAGCTGGTGTTGGCCAGTCTGGACGAACCGCGTAAACCCAAACCGGGTTTGACGCGTATCCGCCGCAATCTGTTCCGCCGCGGCAGCCTGAGCCGCAAATAG
- a CDS encoding L-alanine exporter AlaE, giving the protein MLSPAAHWRSAAADTFALVVYCFIAGMAIEVLISGMSFQQSLSSRLLSIPVNILIAWPYGRYRDLFIRTARRCPRGQFLLRNLADLLAYVSFQSPVYAAILWSVGADGPQMLAAVTSNALVSMAMGVVYGYFLEYCRRLFRVAGYV; this is encoded by the coding sequence ATGCTTTCGCCCGCCGCTCACTGGCGTAGCGCCGCTGCCGATACGTTCGCACTGGTGGTGTACTGCTTTATCGCCGGTATGGCGATAGAAGTGTTGATCTCCGGCATGAGCTTCCAGCAATCCCTCTCTTCGCGCCTGCTGTCGATCCCGGTCAACATTCTGATCGCCTGGCCTTACGGCCGCTATCGCGATCTGTTTATTCGCACGGCGCGCCGCTGCCCGCGCGGCCAGTTCCTGCTGCGCAACCTTGCCGATCTGCTGGCCTACGTCAGCTTCCAGTCGCCGGTTTATGCCGCCATTCTGTGGAGCGTAGGCGCCGACGGCCCACAAATGCTGGCGGCGGTGACCAGTAATGCGCTGGTTTCCATGGCAATGGGCGTGGTGTATGGCTATTTCCTGGAATATTGCCGACGGCTGTTCCGGGTGGCGGGCTATGTCTAA
- the mraZ gene encoding division/cell wall cluster transcriptional repressor MraZ, with the protein MFRGATMVNLDSKGRLAVPTRYRELLNEESQGQMVCTIDLHQPCLLLYPLPEWEIIEQKLSRLSSMNPAERRVQRLLLGHASECQMDSAGRLLLANTLRQHAGLTKEVMLVGQFNKFELWDEQTWYQQVKDDIDAEQSTQEPLSERLQDLSL; encoded by the coding sequence ATGTTCCGTGGAGCGACGATGGTCAACCTCGACAGCAAAGGGCGGCTCGCCGTACCTACCCGATATCGGGAATTGCTCAACGAGGAATCGCAAGGCCAAATGGTCTGTACCATTGACCTCCATCAGCCCTGCCTGCTGCTTTATCCTTTGCCCGAATGGGAAATTATTGAACAAAAATTATCACGTCTGTCGAGCATGAATCCCGCCGAGCGCCGCGTTCAGCGCCTGCTGCTGGGGCATGCCAGTGAGTGTCAGATGGATAGTGCCGGTCGTTTGCTGTTAGCCAATACGCTGCGGCAGCACGCCGGACTCACGAAAGAAGTGATGCTGGTCGGTCAGTTCAACAAGTTTGAACTGTGGGATGAACAGACCTGGTATCAACAAGTCAAGGATGATATTGACGCTGAACAGTCGACTCAGGAACCGTTGTCTGAGCGGCTACAGGACTTGTCGCTATAA
- the rsmH gene encoding 16S rRNA (cytosine(1402)-N(4))-methyltransferase RsmH: MLENYKHTTVLLDEAVNGLNIRSNGIYIDGTFGRGGHSRLILSQLGPEGRLLAIDRDPQAIAAAKSIEDPRFTIVHGPFSELSHYVRERELVGKIDGVLLDLGVSSPQLDDAERGFSFMRDGPLDMRMDPSTGLSAAEWLMKAEADDIAWVLKTFGEERFAKRIARAIVERNRVEPMTRTKELADLIADASPFREKHKHPATRSFQAIRIYINSELEEIERALDGALEVLAPQGRLSIISFHSLEDRIVKRFMRHHSRGAQVPAGIPLTEEQLRSMGGRTLKALGKMMPSEAEVADNPRARSSVLRIAERMPA; the protein is encoded by the coding sequence ATGTTGGAAAACTATAAACACACCACCGTCCTGCTGGACGAAGCCGTCAACGGCCTCAACATCCGCAGCAACGGCATATATATCGACGGTACTTTTGGTCGCGGTGGCCATTCTCGTCTGATTCTGTCCCAGCTGGGGCCGGAAGGGCGCTTGCTGGCGATTGACCGTGACCCTCAGGCGATTGCAGCCGCCAAATCTATTGAAGATCCTCGTTTTACCATCGTACACGGCCCATTCTCCGAGTTGTCGCACTACGTGCGGGAACGTGAACTGGTGGGCAAGATCGACGGCGTTCTGCTCGATCTGGGCGTTTCCTCGCCGCAGCTTGACGACGCAGAGCGCGGGTTCTCCTTTATGCGCGACGGTCCGCTGGACATGCGTATGGATCCGTCCACCGGCCTGTCCGCCGCAGAGTGGCTGATGAAGGCCGAAGCGGACGACATCGCTTGGGTGCTGAAAACCTTTGGCGAAGAGCGTTTCGCCAAGCGCATCGCACGCGCCATCGTGGAAAGAAACCGCGTGGAGCCGATGACGCGCACCAAAGAGTTGGCGGATCTGATTGCCGATGCCAGCCCGTTCCGTGAAAAGCACAAGCATCCGGCGACGCGCAGCTTCCAGGCGATTCGTATCTATATCAACAGCGAGCTGGAAGAGATCGAGCGTGCGCTCGACGGCGCGCTGGAAGTGCTGGCCCCACAGGGCCGTTTGTCGATCATCAGCTTCCACTCGCTGGAAGACCGCATCGTCAAACGCTTTATGCGTCACCACAGCCGCGGCGCTCAGGTGCCGGCGGGAATTCCGTTGACCGAAGAGCAACTGCGCAGCATGGGCGGGCGAACGCTGAAAGCGCTGGGCAAAATGATGCCGTCGGAAGCGGAAGTGGCGGACAACCCGCGTGCGCGCAGCTCGGTGCTGCGTATTGCTGAGAGGATGCCCGCGTGA
- the ftsL gene encoding cell division protein FtsL: MIGNERHGLVGVIGGDLLRNAKIPLILLIASLVSAVFVVTTAHRTRLLTAEREQLVLERDALDIEWRNLILEENALGDHSRVERIATEKLQMQHVDPSQENIIVKQ, encoded by the coding sequence GTGATTGGCAACGAACGTCACGGCCTGGTCGGGGTGATTGGCGGCGATCTGCTGCGCAACGCCAAGATCCCCCTGATTTTACTGATTGCGTCACTGGTCTCTGCGGTTTTCGTGGTGACCACCGCGCACCGTACCCGCCTGCTGACCGCCGAGCGCGAACAGCTGGTTCTGGAGCGCGATGCGCTGGATATCGAGTGGCGCAACCTGATTTTAGAAGAGAACGCCCTCGGCGATCACAGCCGGGTTGAACGTATCGCGACAGAAAAACTGCAGATGCAACACGTTGATCCATCGCAGGAAAATATCATCGTTAAACAATGA
- a CDS encoding peptidoglycan glycosyltransferase FtsI produces the protein MKAARPGKLRRQEDQASFVSWRFALLCGCILLAMVGLMLRVAYLQVINPDRLVKEGDMRSLRVQEVPTARGMISDRAGRPLAVSVPVNAVWADPKELNERGGITLDSRWKALSDALNIPLDQLSNRINANPKGRFVYLARQVNPAIGDYIHKLKLPGIYLRQESRRYYPAGQVTSHIIGVTNIDGQGIEGVEKSFDRWLTGQPGERTVRKDRFGRVIEDISSVDSQAAHNLVLSVDERLQALVYRELNNAVAFNKAESGTAVLIDVNTGEVLAMANSPSYNPNNMAGTPKETMRNRAITDIFEPGSTVKPMVVMTALQNGVVRENSVLNTIPYRIQGHEIKDVARYSELSLTGILQKSSNVGVSKLALAMPSSALVDTYSRFGLGKATNLGLVGESSGIYPKKQRWSDIERATFSFGYGLMVTPLQLARVYATIGSLGVYRPLSITKVDPPVAGERVFPEPLVRTVVHMMESVALPGGGGVKAAIKGYRIAIKTGTAKKVGPDGKYVNRYIAYTAGVAPASNPRFALVVVINDPQGGKYYGGAISAPVFGAIMGGVLRTMNVEPDALPTGDKSELVINKKEGSGGRS, from the coding sequence ATGAAAGCAGCGCGCCCCGGTAAGTTGAGACGCCAGGAAGATCAGGCCAGCTTTGTCAGCTGGCGTTTTGCGTTGCTGTGCGGCTGCATTTTGCTGGCGATGGTTGGCCTGATGCTGCGCGTCGCGTACCTGCAGGTCATCAATCCCGATCGGCTGGTAAAAGAAGGCGACATGCGTTCGTTGCGCGTGCAGGAAGTGCCGACCGCGCGCGGCATGATCAGCGATCGCGCCGGCCGGCCGTTGGCGGTCAGCGTGCCGGTAAATGCGGTGTGGGCGGATCCGAAAGAGCTGAACGAGCGCGGCGGCATCACCCTGGACAGCCGTTGGAAAGCGCTTTCCGATGCGCTGAACATCCCGTTGGACCAACTCTCCAACCGCATCAACGCCAACCCGAAAGGGCGCTTCGTTTATCTGGCTCGCCAGGTGAACCCGGCGATCGGCGACTACATCCACAAGCTCAAGCTGCCGGGGATCTATCTGCGGCAGGAATCACGCCGTTACTATCCGGCAGGGCAGGTGACGTCGCACATCATCGGCGTGACCAACATCGACGGGCAAGGCATCGAAGGCGTCGAGAAGAGCTTTGACCGCTGGCTGACCGGGCAACCGGGCGAGAGAACGGTGCGTAAGGACCGCTTCGGCCGGGTGATCGAAGATATCTCCTCCGTCGACAGCCAGGCGGCGCACAACCTGGTGCTGAGTGTCGATGAACGCCTGCAGGCGCTGGTGTATCGCGAACTGAACAACGCGGTGGCGTTCAACAAGGCCGAGTCGGGCACCGCGGTGCTGATCGACGTGAACACCGGCGAAGTGCTGGCGATGGCCAACAGCCCGTCTTACAACCCGAACAACATGGCCGGTACGCCGAAAGAGACCATGCGTAACCGTGCCATCACCGATATTTTTGAACCCGGTTCAACCGTGAAGCCGATGGTGGTGATGACCGCGCTGCAAAACGGCGTGGTGAGAGAAAACAGCGTGCTGAACACCATCCCGTACCGCATTCAGGGCCACGAGATCAAAGACGTGGCGCGGTACTCGGAGCTGTCATTGACCGGGATCTTGCAGAAGTCGAGTAACGTCGGTGTTTCAAAGCTGGCGTTAGCGATGCCGTCCTCAGCGTTAGTAGATACTTACTCTCGTTTTGGGCTGGGAAAAGCGACCAATTTGGGGCTGGTCGGAGAAAGCAGTGGCATATACCCAAAAAAACAACGGTGGTCTGACATAGAGAGGGCCACCTTCTCTTTCGGCTACGGGCTGATGGTAACTCCGTTACAGTTGGCGCGAGTCTATGCAACGATCGGCAGCCTGGGCGTGTATCGCCCATTGTCGATCACCAAGGTTGACCCTCCGGTCGCCGGCGAACGCGTTTTCCCTGAACCTCTGGTGCGCACCGTGGTGCACATGATGGAAAGCGTGGCCTTGCCGGGTGGCGGCGGCGTGAAAGCCGCCATCAAGGGATACCGTATCGCCATCAAAACCGGTACCGCGAAAAAAGTGGGCCCGGACGGCAAGTACGTCAACCGATACATCGCTTATACCGCCGGCGTCGCGCCGGCAAGTAATCCCCGTTTTGCCCTCGTGGTCGTCATCAACGACCCGCAGGGCGGGAAATATTATGGTGGCGCAATCTCCGCGCCGGTGTTCGGTGCCATTATGGGTGGCGTATTGCGCACCATGAACGTCGAGCCTGACGCGTTGCCTACCGGTGACAAAAGCGAATTAGTGATTAACAAGAAAGAGGGTTCAGGTGGCAGATCGTAA